Genomic window (Phacochoerus africanus isolate WHEZ1 chromosome 1, ROS_Pafr_v1, whole genome shotgun sequence):
TATATAAAgttgtatttaaaattcaaattacttCTAGTCtagaacaatatattttaaattatttttcattgcagTTTCTGCTCTTTAATTAAATGTACTGGACAGGAGGatttggggatcctgcattgttggtaGGTGGTAAGAGGCTGAAATGTGCTGAAGCAAGAAATTCTCACGTAGATATTACCAATGACGTCGGTTTATTAGCATTCGGttattaaagtaaaaagaaaaaagaagtagactAGAGGGGCAGAAAGAGattctccccatctccctccccaccctccttgtTTTGAATGCTTTCTGGGAGTAGCAGTTTCCTGCAAGTGCCAGGAATCTGGTCTCCGAGAAGTGCGGAGCAATGCAGCGCCAGGGCGCTCCCAGCTGGGGACTGCTGGCTGCTTGGGACCTGCAAACACCTGGCGTGGTTCTTGAGGGCCCTAGAGAATTCAGTCTCATTGGCTCTAGGGTTGCGGCAGAAGGCTCTGAATCGTCAAAGGGGTTTCCTGTGTGTCAGCAACTTCATTTTGCCTAGATAGCTGGCGGAAGAGCCCAGGAGCGCTCGCGGACCAATCGCTCCCTAGCAGTCAACTCTTACCCTGACCGACCGCACCCCACGCCCTCGCCCTAGCCCTCGCCACCGACTCGAGTAGTGGCGAAAGGGCAGAAGCTGAGCACGCCGGACGGTGAACAGTGGCTCCCCAGAAGACGCCTCCGGCTGCGGGCAAACGCCAGGAAGAGTGCTGGCGGGCAGCGGGCGGGCTCGGCGGAGGCACGCCCCTCGCCTCCCCGCAGAGCGCGGTCTAGCTCGGGTGGCCAAACTCCGCCCATCCTCGCGGGGAGCCGGTTCGCCCTCCAGCCGCCAGCACTCGGGACAGAGCGAGGCTCTAGAAGGGCCTGCGAGCTCACACAGACGGTGAACCAGAGACGATCCAGAAGCGCACGAGTCTGCGGCCACGAGCGCTCTAAATGGCTCCCAGAGGCTGAGCGCAGAGGGGCACGGAGGCAGTGCCACGGGCCCCAGAGCCGAAGTACTGGATTGCAAGGTAGGGAGAAGGAAGATGCCCAAACGAAGTTGATATCTGGGGGAAGGAGGCTGGGGCGCGCCCTCCCCGCACCGGAGCGCAGCGCAACCAGTTTCGCCGGACCTCGCTGAGCCCCCGGCGCGCTCTCCGGCGCGAACCCGCGGCCCCTCGGTAAAGCTCAGAGGGAAAGTTGTTGGCGGCGGTGTCCTACGCTCCCTGTTGTGTAACCTCGACGCTGCCAGCCGGACGGGGAAGTTGCTGGTTCTTCGGCCAGTCCAGTTCGGTCATAGATCGGGACGGATTCATGGCCCGCGAAGAACGCGGGGCCGGAACCGGCGTGGGCGAGCCCCCGCGCGCCCTCTCCCGCAGGGATCCCGGGCGCCTGCTCTTGTCCGCTCTCCCGCCTTTCCGATGCTCTCTGCGCCCCTCGCAGCCGCCGCCCTCTCGCCGCCGCTTGCCGCTTGGAGCTGCCGCCTAAGTCGGGAAGGACAGAATGACCGAGGTGCTGTGGCAGGCGGTCCCCAACGGGACGGACGCTGCCTTCCTGGCCGGCCTGGGTCCGCCCTGGGGGAACAGCACAGCTGCCTCCACCGCCGCCGTCCCGTTCAAATGCGCGCTTACCAAGACAGGCTTCCAATTCTACTATCTGCCGGCTGTCTACATCTTGGTATTCATTATCGGCTTCCTGGGCAACAGCGTGGCCATCTGGATGTTTGTCTTCCACATGAAGCCCTGGAGCGGCATCTCCGTGTACATGTTCAACTTGGCCCTCGCTGACTTTTTGTACGTCCTGACTCTGCCGGCTCTCATCTTCTACTACTTCAATAAGACCGACTGGATCTTTGGGGATGCCATGTGCAAGCTACAAAGATTCATCTTCCACGTGAACCTCTATGGCAGCATCTTGTTCCTGACTTGCATCAGTGCGCACCGGTACAGCGGTGTGGTGTACCCTCTCAAGTCCCTGGGCAGGCTCAAGAAGAAGAATGCGGTCTACATCAGCGTGCTGGTGTGGCTCATCGTCGTGGTGGCGATCTCCCCCATCCTCTTCTACTCGGGCACTGGGATccgaaaaaacaaaaccatcacCTGCTATGACACCACCTCAGATGAGTACCTGCGAAGTTATTTCATCTACAGCATGTGCACGACCGTGGCCATGTTCTGTGTCCCCTTGGTGCTGATTTTGGGCTGTTACGGATTAATTGTGAGAGCTTTGATTTATAAAGACCTGGACAACTCACCTCTGAGGAGGAAATCCATTTACCTAGTGATTATTGTACTGACTGTTTTTGCCGTGTCTTACATCCCTTTCCACGTGATGAAAACAATGAATTTGAGGGCCCGGCTGGATTTTCAGACCCCAGAAATGTGTGTTTTCAATGACAGGGTTTATGCCACTTATCAGGTGACAAGAGGTCTAGCAAGTCTCAATAGCTGTGTGGACCCCATTCTCTATTTCTTGGCAGGAGATACTTTCAGAAGGAGACTCTCCCGAGCCACCAGGAAAGCTTCCAGAAGAAGTGAGGCAAATCTCCAGTCCAAGAGTGAAGACATGACCCTCAATATTCTATCGGAATTCAAGCAGAATGGAGATACAAGCTTGTGAAGATGCCAAACATTTTATAACATGGTAGGATGCTTAACAGAGCCAAATGCTTGTTTCCCTTTTAAATTTCTAGTATGTTTAGAGAAAATTCAAACCAAGAATGtagtgagtttaaaaaaaaaaatacaagtggaGATGCCTACACCCACAGTTGGCTTGCTTGGGTTTGCTTTCAAGGACTTCCTTTCTAACCAGaagtatgtaaaataaaatgatactatcctacttaaatatttactttctcttcTGCCTTTAATATTTTCAAGCTCTTCTGTTCAAAGTGTACATGAGTGCTGGAGCTATCTGGATATTAACAGTTTCTCCAAGAAAACTGACCACCTGAAACTTAAATTTGTGATTTGTCtggcttttattgtttttaataatccGAGGTAAGAACAAATTGAAACTTCACATCCTCAAATTAGAGAAGTACAGCCAAATCCTAAACTTGGTTCATTCAATAGCAGATGAACAAGAGTGCAGCTGGGTGTCTTTTTTCATCCTATAAGCAAAGGTGGTAGGTAGCTGGCTGAgtttctttgaagaactgaatAGAAAAGTCAAGTCAATGAATTTAAAAGTCTAAAAAGTGATTATCtccctggttttttttgtttgtttgttttgttttttttgttgttgtttttctagaAAACTGCCTACTGTATGTTGGGTGATAAATGTTTGGTGGTTAAATCCTGCATATATTATCTTGCACATAAAATGCCTTCAAAATAATTAATGTGCACGTATTTTCCTTGAAAACACCATGAACTCTCTCAGACTTCCTGTGATAAAGAGCATTTACTTGCACCACTGCTATGCAGCTCCTTAAGGGTGTGTTTGTGTTCCAGGACAAATGCTTACTTACATctgtaaaaacaattttaaaaaatcacagctaaaataaaaccaaagttgAATAACTGTTAGCAAGTTGAGGGATGTTGGGCAAAGGGGGGAGAGTGGTTGACAGTCATCCATAATGCATAGCATGCAAGCATATTCTCGAATGTATGAGACAACTGTGAGTGGGGAGAAGACATTTTTAGAATAAGGAGTGTAGTTTAAATTAATCATGATGTGTAAAGgctctttttttgcttcttcaaaATGCTGGAAAACATTAACTGCAATATAGAAAGAAGGCAGCACACACAATTTGTATGGGTCGTGTTCACAGAATGAAACACTGTAATGATTTACTGGATCTTACATGctcatatttgaagaaaaaaaaaacactccaaatATATGGGAAAGGGAACTATGAAGAATTACATTTAAATACTTGAGGTATCACAGCACTAAAAGGTAATGTGTAGAAACTGCTAATCAGACTATTAATAATTTAAGAGACGACTACTAGGCAGTGCTTTATATTCTCCCCCTGCCAAGCAGTAATGAAAAATCCATAAAATACTTCAATAACTTTCATAACAATTTTCGGTGAATATTGAATTGCTTCACTTCTAGTCTTTGAAGTGGTCAAATTCTATATAAGGCAGAATAATGAGGTGAGGTGTCACAGTTTACAATACCATATAAATAAATCCAGTGTCAAAGGAATTTTTAACTGTGAAGATACCCCAACAAAGCTAACACCAGAGTCTGCAACTGATGGTGGGGTAACTTGTGTCTCTAGGGGAGAACCTGAGCGCCCTGTGGGACCCTGTGACCGGAAGGTCAGAGCTGGGCTTCTGTTCTTGCAGTGCCTGGGTAGACTGCAGATTTGTGAACCCTTCAGTTTCTTCCTAGAAACTTCATTTTACTTAGTCACTAGCCACCAGGCCAATGAAGAAAAGCTGTATCTAGCCTTCCTAAAGAGGGCTACTTTTTTACATGTTCAGTGTTAAAGCACAGAATTACAGAGACCAAATCAAGAAGAAACTTTTAAGATGTCCTACCTATACTTCCTCATTTTGAGGAAAAAAGTTTCTTATTTGGTTAGGGTCCTACAGTATTGTCTGTTGTGGAAtcctaaaagacaaatactaaGACTGTCATGAATACATTACCCCACCAAACATCCTGTTCCATGAGACAAGATTCATATCACTAAGACGGCCAAAATGGAAATGTCAAAGCCTGTACCATCCTTGAACTTATAGACGAATGGTTCCCATTTCTGTAATATTTCCTCACCATTTACTTTAGTGTTCTTCCTTTTAGGTCTGAGGATGCCAAGTCTGGTTTACAGTATGTGTTAAGTACATTGTTTCAGCTTCCAGAGAACTTGCTTTTGGAGTGCGGATCCAGTGTGGAGGTGAACAGTGACTAAAAATGCCCTTTGACTTCTTGGCATGCTTCTTCCAGTGTTTCCTCTTTAGCTTCATATATCACAGAGTAAACAATGATGACATGCACAAACCTGCCTAAGAGTGACAAGAATGATCTGTCCAACCCCTTCCAGGCACAAAGAGGTCTCTGAGATGAGTCTGCTAATGGTGAAAACATACAGAGGGTCAAGATAAAGCAGTGACCTATCAGCTGAAAATCTGTTTCATGACAAATGAGATGAGTAGGTATTTTAAGAGTAAAGGCAGACATCCACTGAAATTTTGATaaaaagagctaaaattatagGACTTAAGAGTTAACTAAATTTCACACAATAAAACAACTTGAATGCCAATTTCAAGGTGTCTTATGGCTCATCAGTTGGCATCTTTGATTTTTTGAACATCGACGTATGTTTGCattgaaatgataaaaaacaGACCAAGAAGAGATAAGAGTGAGAGTAGGATTTGGAGTTAAAAACAGTGACGCTGCCACTCGGCCAGCTGTGGAACTCTTGACCCTGTCAAGTCCATACACGGTGGATTAAAAGGGTTGGATGACATCCATCTGTTGGGGCCTTAGGGGATGTAGTAAAGCATTAAAACTACAGGCAGCCAAAGGTGCGTGAAATCTGCTACAGTATTTTCTAGGACTCTTCAATTCTAGTCCTAAGCTAAAAATTTGTACAAAGTTCTTCAGCTGTGATGATGGACATGACCTGTAAGTTTCTGCAGTTTCCTTGGGGCAGCCCCACTATACTGCCTTTGGATACAAGAGATGTCAGTGTTCAGAGCAGCTGGAATCAGACTGGTGACaatgacaataaatatttgtaattcgTTAGAGACATAGTGAAGCTTTAACTTTGCTGGTCAAATTGTAACTATCATAATAGTATTTATTGATGAAACTCACAGTCCTTCCATTGTACAGATTGCAACACTTTAAAGATCCAACATACTGATGTACATTATATTTATTACTATGTATAATATTAATATGTCACACTGGTGTATTTACATAATATATGATGCATAGAAAATGAGTTATTGTATATTATGATGCTTTCCAAATATCAGTCTGTTGAAGTGTttaaatattcagatttttttcatctaaaatatgaaaatctgtTTTGTGAAACAGGTGATTCTTTTTCTCTAGAAATGCTTTGGCatgtttacctttttatttagGGTTCTTTCTGCATAGACACAGTTTGGTGTCAAACTATCATAAGATcaatagtaaatataaaatacccTAGCCAGACTGGGTCTGTATTGTCTGCATTTTAtataaaactatagaaaagtTTATGTTGCCTTTTCAACACGTAAGGAGGAACTGTGTCCCCAAATACAGCCAGAGCTTCTCTTTCCAAATGCAAGAGACTTGTCCTAAATTCAAAGTAGATCCTTATGTTTTAGAAGTCTGGTGGTATAGGCACTACAGATACAAcattaaaatttaaggaaatgcTTAAGGgaaatggaaagacaaaaaggcagCTGGTATAATCAGTTAACTGTGCTCAGTTCTGCTTCAGTTTTTATGTTGTGTTTCTTCTTCAGGTGAAATAGTATAATCTTAATTTCTTTGAGATGGAGTTTGTAAGTAACACACTACCAGCAAGTTCAACACTGCTAGTGATTTTAATGTTTGCTTTGTTCATATGATAGCTTTAATTCCAAGTTTTATGGTAGTAACTGTATATTATTTGGCTGCTGAATCCTGTTACAACTTAAAAATTCTGTTGTACATTGTATTATACACATCATTACAAATTAACATGAAGGGGAATATATGTTACATATCAAAAAATTGTGAATTTGAATTCTAGTATGTTTTAGTGCTTttgcaaaaatgtttatttttatattatgtgatTTTAATATAGATAATTGAACTAGATTTCTTTGTGATTAATAGTACCATTGAATGAGTGGTATGGAAACAGTGTTACTTGATGTTTTGAGCTTTCTCAGGTTTATCTAAATCAATGGTAGCTTAACAAATTCCAGACTAATTGTgcaaaatcatgttttaaaacttATTTCCTATAAGTTTGCATGCAGAAGTGTACAACttcaagtgtgtgtgtatgtgtgtgtgtatgtgttgtctAAGGCATGGCAGCCAACTTCGTATCTCCTGTTGATAATAACAGCAGAGCTTTGATATAATTATGGCCATTAGAATTGTACCTACCATAgataattaaaactgaaaaagtcTCAATAAAACTATGAAATGTGGTCTGATGGCTTCTatgttattataatattaatactTATAGGGTTCCCCCAAATTTGACATGTACTATTATACCAGCTGGCAAGTACTGTGGGATGTATTGAGTGAACATAGGCATCTCTTAATGTGTAGCCTGGGCTGTAAAAAGTGAAGTGTTAAGAAagaatcctgggagttcccatcgtggcacaggggttaacgactctgactaggaaccatgaggttacgggttcgatccctgcccttgctcagtgggttaaggatctggcgttgccgtgagctatggtgtgggtcgaagacgtggctcggatcccgcgatgctgtggctctggtgtaggccggtggctacaagctctgattagacccctaacctgggaacctccatatgctgtgggagcagctcgagaaaaggcaaacacacacacacacacaaagaaagaatcCTGGTGCAGGATAGTTGATAAGATCAtccttatttaatatttaattattaataggAATTTGACttaattctttgaagaaaatacagaatGCAGTCTTAATACATATTTCTCCTACTAGTATTGTGTTTAAAGTGTTAGCTATAatcttttttctctaatttttaatcCACAGAGGTAGTCATTCTAATAATCCTTTGTGGTGTCTATCTATTAGCCTATATTGCCTGCTTCtctcaagtttattttaaaaaatacagatgcatatacatgtagatacttacatacacatatatacatatgttgcTGTGTGGTGAGAAGCTGTATGGAATGGACACATGCTTAAAGCATTACTTTTTCTCCTCAGTGAAGAAAGTAAGTGCACAGTGGTCTCACATAGAGTTTTTTGGTTGTCTGCTGGGACAACTACTCTGTCATAGAATCCTGTggatagaaaaatgcaaattgctGGCAGGCCCTAAGATACTGtcactcagttttttttttttgttgttgttgtttttttgtttttgtttttgtttttgtttttttggtgtgtgtgtgtgtgtgtctttttgctctttctttgggccgctctcacggcatatggaggctcccaggctaggggtctaatcggagctgtagcccccggcctatgccagagccacagcaactcgggatcggagccacgtctgcaacctacaccacagctcaaggcaacgccagatcgttaacccactgagcaagggcagggatcgaacccacaacctcatggttcctagttggattcgttaaccactgcgccacgacaggaactccctgtcactCAGTTTTAACTCCTGAGTTGGCTACACTATTCAGACTACACCTCTCAGGAATTCTCATTCACATCAGCTTTGGAACAGTTTTGCAACTATATGTGTCTGCATGTATGTTTGTTTACTGCATACACAGAAATTATACATATGATTGTTGTTCTGATTTATGAAGAACTCACCATGAAGCTTTGAGCACCTTGTGATTTTCAAAATCACTTTGAGATTATAGTCAGAGAAAGTTCTCTCTCCTCAATATACTGTGTTTAAATTCTTTTACTTTAATGAACTGgaaactttatattttctttgcaaaCATGGTCCCCAAACATGGTCAGAGTTTCCACTTCCAAATGTAAAACCATGTCCTAAATTCAAAGTAGATCTGTTACGGTTTAGCAGGCTGATGGATGGGCCATTAAAGACAACATATGTCACTAGAAATCCATGTTAATATTAATACTGTGCTTACTTACTTTAACCCTGCAAGGTTATATTGCTTTGGGGTGGACTCTGGGGACTTACATCCCCAGCCAGCATGTTTTCTGGGACCAATGATCCAAACAACAGCTGTGGATGGAGTCAGGCCCTTGGGCTGAGCAGCTGACAGCACTGCAGCCCCTTGGAAGTGGACTGTggatgaggggtggggggctgggaggcaTGCGGGGGCAGCCAGTATGGCACATAGAGGAGAAAATGCACTGCCTTTCCTGCTTACCAAATGAGGTGAGATCACCTGTGTGGAAGGTAGAAAACCCCTAGATgctaaattaaaagagaaagaggccTTGCAGAGGATTCAATTCCATCACCTCGGTTTGCTCATGAGAGTAAAGTTTTCATGCTCAAAGTTGGAACTAGCAAAGAACTGAGGGTTCTCATTCCTAAAAACATATTTCTCCTTCATCCAGGGCTCTTTAGCTGCAGATCTTGACTTATTGGGTTATGATAGACATGCTTTTACATCATGAAACAGAATAGATTAGAGTTCATATGTCAGTGAGTAAGGCTTTGTGATTTTTAACttcagacaaacacacacacacacacacacacacacacacactctctcactcACAACACATATATTCACACGTACTTGTGTCCTGGGTTGCAGTGAACATTTGATTTCTTACTGAGGACCTCCTGatccaaaaagttaaaaaatgacaTTGCTCAACAAAAGGTGGTGTGGAGTTTTAGAATAGGGCATGAAAGATTgtttgtcaaaattattttttaaataaatcgaAAGAATCTTAGTTACCTTTTTTACATGCAGTCTccttttttcaaatgttattttattcTGAAGATTTTACTTGGAATTCCCAAAGAAATGATTAAATCTAAAAGATGGTTATTCACAGTTAAAGATAGTATAACTGAAAAGCAGATGTATCTAAACTTGGACAGCTTAACTCTTCATACTATTCACTCCGGTTTGAATATTTAACAGCAAAACAGCAGATGTCTACTGTGTGTAACAGCATTGGCTTCGCAGTCACAATGCCTTAAGTTTGAATCTACCTCTGCCATTTACTACTTCTGTACCCTGGACAACTTACTTAAACCCTCTTGTTgtcattttctcatctataaatgggaataataatttgCAGCTCATAGGATGTTGGgagaattacataaaataaaatatgcaaagcatCTACCATGTAATAAACACACAATAAATGGTAGGTATACGATTCTTGAGTCTACTAAGGTTTTGCCACTCCACGTGccattttgttgttattatttctgcttttgttaatacaaataatatttctgttaatattaaaatttctgttttctttcatgcCACGGGGGCTTTGTGGTTCACCTATAAATTGACAGTGGGTCTCCTAGAAATTCACATTGTGGGATTGAGTGCATTTAAAATTGGTCTTTTGGACATTCCAGTAAATATCTAAGGTCAAATAATAAGCAAGAATTCAACTTTTTGATGCATTCTGTGACATTTATTATGTGAGACAAAAATGTATAAGGCCAAATATGCACAGCTAAAATATATTCACAAGAACAGTCTGCTAACCTCCTTGGCTAGGCCTCACCTTCAGGTTCATGGTCTATTTTCAGTCACACAGTTCAGAATCTGGTCTTCAGTTTTGCAGATTCAGAAACTTGATCTCAACAGTTCACATAGAGTTCACCAACTCTGGAACACTGACTCACACCAAGCAAACTGGCAAGAGAATCATTTACCAACTAGAATGTCACTTTATGAGTATACAGCAGCTATATCCCAGTCACAATAACAGACATCTGCCTTTTTGATTAATCTAATTATGTATCAGAAAGTTGCCTGCAGAGCTTAAAATAAGAACGAAGAGAGGCATTCTTGAAAGGCATTTTCAGTAAGATAGAGGGGCTAAAAGAATTGCTTATCCCTAGAGATACTGGTCATGACAATCAGCATTCATCCTGTACTTGAAGAAATTCTGCTTGCCTGCAACAGCTTCGCAGCATGTAGACTGAAATTttcaatttacttattttcttttagaattggtCACcaccattattatttctttacttgCAAATTATGTTTGAGTAATGTCTCCCAGTGGTGGTGCAGGAGAAGGGTGGTGGTAGAGAAGATTGCAATGCTTGCTAAGTGGGAGATACTTAAAAGACATCTAGCTGGAAAGGTACAATATGTCATTATCAAGGGCATTCCAGTGTTGTAGTGAGAGACAGAGGTTTGGGAATTGTCCATGTGAAAATGATAGCTGTAACCAAGGAAGAAGGTGTAATCGCCCAGAGAGCATGTGTAGACAGCAAAGGGGGCAGGAGATAGTGGACAAACCATAAAATAACACCAACATTGGTGAGTAGGACAGAGAAGGATGCTGAGCAGGAATAACTGAAGTAGTAGAAGATCCCACACAGCTCCTTGGAGAAATCAGTCTGGGAAGAGAGTTTCTGTAAGGAGCTAAATCTTTGTCCCATGTTACAGCAAGGGCCATAAAGAGTCTGTTGGATTTAGAAGTTAGAAAGCATTGGTGTTTAATTGAGAGCACTTTCAAACCATAAAAATAGCAATGATTACTAATCATCCAAAAAGTGTTTTGCTGATGATATTGAGGAAAAGAGGTTAGTAGTTTGAGAAGACAGAGATTAGAGATAGAAAAAGGTATAGAGAGACTGTTTGATAATGCCAGAGGAAACAAGGTCCTGGGGGAAACTAGGATAGATGGATGACATCAGCAGGACAAAGAGGAAGGAGTGGCTGTGGTTACTGAAGCCGAAGGGCAGTAAAGGCTGTCAGAGTAGAGGAGAGCCGTAATTGCGAGGCTAGGACATTGGATGGGGCACTGAGTGACAGGAAGAGTTTAAGAGTTGTGGAGGGAACTGATTTAAAAGTTGGTGGTTgaaggagtttccatcttggtgcagcagaaaggaatccgactaggaaccatgaggttgtaggttccatccctggcctcatgcggtgggttaaggatccagcgttgccgtgagctgtggtgtaggtcgaagacatggctcggatctggtgttgctgtgcctgtgactgtggccagcagctgtagctctgattagaccccgagcctgggaacctccatgtgccgcaagtgcagccccaaaaagacgggaaaaaaacaaaaaaagaaagaaagttggtgGTTGAAAGCACTGAGTAAGAGGGCAGCTAGCAAGAATTAGTGGGCATTATTCTCTTATTCTCAAAAGAGAGATttacatggcagagagagaataATGTTAAGAAGCAGTGGGGGTCTGAGAGGATACCTATCTCTTTTCTGGTGGGCTAGGGTACTGAAGGAGGAGAAATGGCTTCTATGGGGAAAAAGcatgagcaaaatattttcatgggAAGTTGTCAGCAGCTTTTGG
Coding sequences:
- the P2RY1 gene encoding P2Y purinoceptor 1, giving the protein MTEVLWQAVPNGTDAAFLAGLGPPWGNSTAASTAAVPFKCALTKTGFQFYYLPAVYILVFIIGFLGNSVAIWMFVFHMKPWSGISVYMFNLALADFLYVLTLPALIFYYFNKTDWIFGDAMCKLQRFIFHVNLYGSILFLTCISAHRYSGVVYPLKSLGRLKKKNAVYISVLVWLIVVVAISPILFYSGTGIRKNKTITCYDTTSDEYLRSYFIYSMCTTVAMFCVPLVLILGCYGLIVRALIYKDLDNSPLRRKSIYLVIIVLTVFAVSYIPFHVMKTMNLRARLDFQTPEMCVFNDRVYATYQVTRGLASLNSCVDPILYFLAGDTFRRRLSRATRKASRRSEANLQSKSEDMTLNILSEFKQNGDTSL